The Bacteroidota bacterium genome has a window encoding:
- a CDS encoding type II toxin-antitoxin system HigB family toxin, translating into MKLLRKDKLLKFKRKNQGNLKLTKAIDKFIEDIEGSEWKEKLELIESRPDADRVHSEDFFFFDINIHRTLTLIVFNEQYAEILWVGNHDEYDSTFKGNKKTIETWLRNHGKIN; encoded by the coding sequence TTGAAATTATTACGTAAAGACAAATTATTGAAGTTCAAAAGAAAGAATCAAGGAAACTTGAAACTTACTAAGGCCATTGATAAGTTCATTGAAGATATTGAGGGTTCTGAATGGAAAGAAAAGTTGGAACTAATTGAATCACGACCAGATGCGGATAGAGTTCATAGTGAAGATTTCTTCTTTTTTGACATTAATATTCACAGAACTTTGACCTTGATTGTGTTTAATGAACAATATGCTGAGATACTTTGGGTCGGTAATCATGATGAATATGATTCAACATTCAAAGGAAATAAGAAAACGATTGAAACATGGTTACGTAATCACGGAAAAATTAATTAA